CGACCTGCCTGATCCATGATCGAGACACAAAGTTCTCTATCGAATTCAAACAGTTTCTGAAGAACAAAGACATTCAGCCAAAGAGGCTGCCAATCCGTTCTCCCAATTTAAATGCCCGGGTCGAAAGGTTTGTGCAAACGATTAAATACGAAGCCTTGAATCATTTCATCGCTTTCGGCAAAGTGCATCTCGATTATCTTGTTTCTGAGTTTGTTGATTATTACAACAAGCATCGAGCGCACAGCTCGCGAGAACATCTGCCGCCCTGCTGTGCCGAGCCGCCGCTGGAATTCGAGACGATCAAGCTTAATGAGATCCATTGCGAGGTACATCTCGGCGGTCTGATCAAGTCGTACAAGCGGATTGCGGCGTAGATCAAATCGAAACACAAGTCATTTCTTCATGCGCAGCGTACGCGCTCCTGAAAGGTCACAACTAACAACTATTCACAGCATACCTGCTCCAACTCGCATCAGTTCTTTCAACAGATTTTGTTTTCAAAGATCAATTACCCGTTGAACTTAACGGGCAACAGTCTTTTTGTACCCGACGCTCGATTGCATTTGTGAAAGACGTCTTTTTTTCAAGTTTATTTGCCCATTCCTGCTGTCTGGTTTCAGCTTCCTGTTTGCTGAAGGGGGCGACTAATAGTGCCGGATCATTTCCAGAGGGTTCTGGTTTAGGGAGGGAAGTAACCGTTACCTGTTTCTAATCGAGCATAGTTTCTGCCTTTGGTATCTGAATTGTCAGTTTGTGAAAACGACCTGAGGAACAACCAACAATCACAGACTTCTCATCTGAACTTATTTTTATAACTTGTGCGGTATCAGCCAGCTCATAGGTTTTGATTAGTTCTCCGTCTTGAAGGCTCCATAATCTGAGAGTATTATCCTTGGAACTGGAAATCACCTGTTTTCCATTGGAAGTCATTGCCGCAGAAGTGATATGATCAGAATGACCTTTTAGCGTTTGGACAACTTGAAGACTTGGAAGTTCCCACAGTGATAGAGTATTGCCATCTGAGCCTGTCATCAACTTATCCCCAGAGGGACTGAATGCGACATAATTAATTCGTTCCGAGACTCCTGCATCTCCTGTATGTTTTGCTAAGTTACGAATCAATGTTCCTTTAGAAAGGCCGTTGGTAATATCCCAGACCTTCAATCCCAGAATGGAACTGGAAATAAGATACTTTTGATTCAGAGCAATACAGGTGCTATACGATCTGTCATACGTACTAATTACCTTTCCGCTGGTGAAGTCCCATACTTTCATGGTACGATCTGATCTCATAGTACGATCAAATGAATAGGAAATAATCTGCTTTCCATCTTCTGAAATTGCAATATTTCTAATTGGCCCTATGTGTCCGCGGAGAATATTCACTAATTGCAATTTCCCATTGTCGTATTTCCAGATTCTAATGGTTTTATCTACATCTCCTGATACAACGTAGTTGCTGTCACGTGTGATCGTAATGCAAGTGACTCTATCAGTATGGCCCGTAACCAATTGCAGTATTTTTTTAGTATTAAGATCCCGTAAAATAAGTGTTGAATCATTGGCAGTAATGGCGAATTTTCCGTCTGATGCGATGGCAATACAGTTGGTCATAGTTTTTCGTTTAAAACGAGATCTTTTATTGTACTCATCAAACGTCGGCCACTCCGAACGAAACTGCACGCGATCTTTCGGCAGCTGCTGAAAAACGGCGAGTTCGGGTTCAGGACGGCCGATCAGGCGTGCCTGCAGTTGTTCGCGTAAGGCTTCGGGATTCTTGCGGAGAACGTGCTGGGACAACTCCAGTGTGCCTTGAACCGTTTGTATGAGCGGATCTTTTTCGGTTTCGTATTCCTCAAGTAACACGTCAATGCCGACCTGGGCCAACCTTTTTTCGATCCAGTCGGGATTCAGGTAATCTGGTTCTTCCGAAACCGGGATCATCAGGCTGTGTGTGAGGGTCTGAGGAAACCCATGCAGTTCTCGTTCCCAGTTTTGACGATCTCGGCTCAGTTTCGCCAGCAGGCTACCAACTGCAGTATCAGGCGGCAGCTTTATCTGCAGCTTCGCTAATCCGTGTTCATCTGTGATAACAGTCCCCAGTGTAATCTGCTTTTTCTCATTCTGCCTGGACTGGTAAACCAGTTCCAGCTTGACATCCTTCAGTGGTTCGCCGGGCTGTTGATCCTGGGCTTCTCCACGCACCGTAAACTGTAGCATGAGCTCGGTTGCCGGCGGTGGCTGAGGAGCCGGCTTGGGGTTAACCGAGGTTCCACTGCCTGGTGGAGGAACCTTCTGTTCCTTCTGCGTCAGACTCATTGACTTTTCCTGAGGCGGTTGAGTCTGTTCCGGATCTGGCAGAACTGTTTTCTCAGTTTCTGTTAGATTCGAAACAGCTGTCTGAGTTGGAGCGTCAGGCTCCTCTGTTGCTCCCATAAATTGAAAGCTGATCATAATGACCAGAAATAAGAGGCAGCAGCCCCCCGCGATTCCCCAGGCAGACTTGGGAACTCGAATATTGAGCTTGAATGGATCTTGTTTTGAAACTTGCTCTCGTTTTCGGAGTCTTTTTGGCGGTGATTCTGTGCGTGCCGATTTGGTGCTGCGTTTGTGTCTCTGTCTGTTTACGGAGCGCTCAGGTAGAAGGTCTTCGTCCGATTGCTCATCCCATTCTTCAGATAAGGCAGGCTCCGGCGTAGAATGTTCAAGTTGGGCGCGCAGATCTACGTCGTATTTTTCCTTCTGTTCTGGAACCAGCAGGCAAACTCGCGCGGCAGAGAGTTCATTCAGGATCTTTTGAGATTCTTTTAGATGCTCACCGAGCGCACACTGTTGGACAAACGCCATACAGCGGTCCGCGGCTGCTTCGATGACATCAGGGTCCGCTTCAAATAAATCGATTCCCAGCAACCGATAATGATGCGGAGGTTGATCTTTGAGGGGGATCCCCAGCCATTTGTAATAAGGATCAAATTTTGTCATGGCCCGACTTGAATGTCTGTTTCTAAATTCGTTTGCTCAAAGAATTAAAAATTGAGCCTAACTCTAACTACGTGACTGATGATCCTGTTAGTAAGTTTCATACTATTCCCATTACAGCCTCCTATCAATTGATTTTGATGTGAAATGTAACATTTGTCACCTTTTGTTATTGAGTTTGATGGTAGAAAGTAACAACTATGTATACTGGTATTAAATTTCAAAGTATATTACGGAGTAATCTTTCGGCTAATTCACTAGCGAGCTCACACTATTTTAAAGGAGAAGTCATTTGCCGGTTGTTCGTCTTTCCGATGGAGAACAAATTTCATTTACTGGAAATAAAGCAACGATTGGAAGCAATTCAAACTGCACCATTGTAATCAGGGACGATCCGCGAATTGCAAATCGACATGCAGTGATTAAGAACATTGCTGGACGGTGGCTAGTCGAATCAACATCTGAAACTCTGCTTTCTGCAAATGACTCAGAGCCAAACCGACTCTGCTGGATCAAGTCGAATGATCAG
The sequence above is a segment of the Gimesia algae genome. Coding sequences within it:
- a CDS encoding integrase core domain-containing protein is translated as MRSPNLNARVERFVQTIKYEALNHFIAFGKVHLDYLVSEFVDYYNKHRAHSSREHLPPCCAEPPLEFETIKLNEIHCEVHLGGLIKSYKRIAA
- a CDS encoding beta-propeller domain-containing protein; the protein is MLQFTVRGEAQDQQPGEPLKDVKLELVYQSRQNEKKQITLGTVITDEHGLAKLQIKLPPDTAVGSLLAKLSRDRQNWERELHGFPQTLTHSLMIPVSEEPDYLNPDWIEKRLAQVGIDVLLEEYETEKDPLIQTVQGTLELSQHVLRKNPEALREQLQARLIGRPEPELAVFQQLPKDRVQFRSEWPTFDEYNKRSRFKRKTMTNCIAIASDGKFAITANDSTLILRDLNTKKILQLVTGHTDRVTCITITRDSNYVVSGDVDKTIRIWKYDNGKLQLVNILRGHIGPIRNIAISEDGKQIISYSFDRTMRSDRTMKVWDFTSGKVISTYDRSYSTCIALNQKYLISSSILGLKVWDITNGLSKGTLIRNLAKHTGDAGVSERINYVAFSPSGDKLMTGSDGNTLSLWELPSLQVVQTLKGHSDHITSAAMTSNGKQVISSSKDNTLRLWSLQDGELIKTYELADTAQVIKISSDEKSVIVGCSSGRFHKLTIQIPKAETMLD